Part of the Brassica napus cultivar Da-Ae unplaced genomic scaffold, Da-Ae ScsIHWf_4;HRSCAF=7, whole genome shotgun sequence genome is shown below.
GATGATCAATAATATGTATTATCTCAGTTCCAGTAGTGTTGTTGATCAGTTTCTGAGGGTTGCTTGTTTTGTTCTCCATGTGTGTGCTGTGTGATTGGTTTTAAGTTCATTAGTGTGTTTGATCTGTGATGTCGTCCGAGTGAGTGAATATCCCAGGAAGCAGAGCTCTGCTAAAAACCAATCTCAGGCTCTCTGTTTGCCCATTGAAGTAATATTTTTAACAGTTGGAATTGTATAATCCGTGACAAGAGATTTCATCAGTCTTTAGACATTTTATTCTCGTCGTATAGTAAACATTCCACATCTTTTGCAGAGAAACTTTTTGTCAATCATTCTATAGTAAACACTGTGAAAACCATTGTACAGTTATAATCTATAGTCCAACAACTACATACGCTTCCAAATCTAAAAGACATTTTATAATCTCGTGGTTCTATGTCAACCGGTTCTTCTACGGTATTTGCTCGACTTTAACGGTTAAAATTAGAACTCGGGTTATGATGTAAATCGGACGGTCACAAGAAGAGTGATTCTCAGACGGACCGCGGTCCTATCTAATTTAAAAGACATTTGAAAAAAATCCGTGGTTTAGAACTGATACGACGtcgacaaaaacaaaaagaactgATACGACAGCTGAAACACTCTGAGTAGCTCAGAGTCTTTCACCAGAGATAATAATTTGGTCATTATCCATCCACACGCACCATTGCAACAGAAGTGttaggaagaagagaagatgcTGAGAGCTTGTGCGCTTCTCTGTTCCTCGACACCAATCACTTTCCCACCAGTTCAACTATTCAACCCCAACAACACTTCCCTTCATTTCCAGACCTTCGAACTATCTCGTCCCGTGTCCGCTTCGACTCGTGCTCCTTGTCACTTCAGCCTCGTGGGGGCTGGTGGAAGATGTAGCTTCACCGTTCGTAGCACCGGTACTTAcgtttctttaaaattttggcttaaaaaataaatctttagcaacttgattatcgaataatttttattttcttttgcttgGTTCCACTAAccaattttgatttattttttaaagcttATTGGCAACTGGATTATTGAATTGATTGTAGTGTTGATTTGATTTGTTCTATGTGGTCTTTTATCTCTCAGCTACTGAGGAAGCAGTGGAAACCAGTAGTGACAGTAAGCTGGACTTGGTTGAAGTCGGGTTCTTGTCTGGTGTACATGGCCTCCAAGGGGAGATTTGCATCAAACCAAACACTGATTTTCCTGATTTACGTTTCTCTAAGGTAAAATTGTTTACAACAGAAGAGAAAAAACTAAGTTTGAGTTGTTATTTCATCCTCATTCTCTTTGACATTTACCTTTCCTTTGATGTCATTAGCCTGGTAGAAGATGGCTAAAACAACAGTTGATGGGACAAGATAAGATTGATGAGGTTGAGTTAGTGGAAGGCAGACCTCATCCAGCGCAGAAGAGTTGGATTCTCAAGTTTCGAGGGTTAGATGATGTTGATCAGGTCAGTGTGTAAAATGGATACCATATGAGAGAGCTTCAGAAGATACAGTTTGTGagatgattttgttttcttcaggTGAGACAACTCGTTGGCGCAACGCTTCTTGCTGAGGAAGATGATCGTCCTGAACTTGACGAAGGAGAGTTTTACAGTCGTGATCTCCTAGGCGTGAAAGTTCTCCTCAAGGTGTGTTATTTGGATTCGCCTCCTCTTATATCATAAAATGTAATAATACTTTAGTCTAAATCAGTCGTGCATTAATACAGGAGACTGGTCAACTTGTTGGAACTGTTGCTAATGTTTTCGACAATGGAGGAAATGATCTCCTACACGTTTTGCTTGATTCATCCATGGAAGCCTGCAACGGGAGTGCAAAGACGAACCAGCTTGTGTGGATACCTTTCGTAGATGCTATTGTTCCCGATGTTGATttagaaagaagagagatgtaTATAACTCCTCCCAAAGGACTCCTGGAGGTGAACATGCGAGCTGATGAACTATCCAAGAAAGAAAGACGCCAGCTTGTGAGGCATATTCTTCTGCACTCTTTCATATTGAACCTTTAGTTaagatctttcttttttctcttcaaaCTTTACGTTTCTGGTGATTTCAGGagtggaaagaaagaaaaaagcagCAGAAGAGGCTCATTGCTGCTAAAAAGAAGTTATGTGAGTTGGAGCAGAAGCATGTGTTCGATGGATTAAGGTTCGGAGAAAAGTCTCAGAGGAGTTTGCTTGCTGATCATATCCTTGACGTTAACTCCACTCTGCTTCAGAAAGCTTTGCAAAGTATCGAGGATTCATCAAAGAAGAGGTAAATAACTCTTGAAGAAACATCACAACCACTACGAGAAGTCTGTTTTTCTCATTTTGGATCTTGATGAAACTAGATGGAACGTAACTGAGGAACTCAATGCGCTGAGAGCTAGAGAATCGGAATGTACTGTAAATGTTTCACGTGAATGCCTTGGTTTTGACGCAAGTGAAGAGAAAGTGGGTGATAACTTTAGTTTCCTTCAACAAGGGCAAAGTCTGTACTCTGAGGGAAAAGTTTCTATCTGTTTGGTTCTCAATGATCATGGGACTGAACAACTGGAAGGTGAGAGTGGTGCAGTCTCATACCTTCAGACGCTACTTGACGATGAGCAGAGGTTCTTAAAGGTAATTATAAGAAATCATGAATTTTGGTCTTGTCATTTTTTTATGCTTTTGCCAGATAACTGATGGGTTTACAAGCAGGAAGACGAACGTGCTTGTGTGCCACTCATTGTAGTTTCCCCTGAACATGCCATTGAAGATCTGCGGAACCTTTTTCAGGAAAATGATTATTTTGGATTTGAATCAGAAAAGGTGAAGAAGCTTTTACCTCCAAGGATAGTTTTGCCTTTCGCTTATCAGATTCTATTCTAACAAAGCTCATGATTTTACTAATATCTAGGTATGGTTTCTCAAAGAAGAAACACTTCCCGTAGTGTGTAGCTCACCAGAGGAACCGAAAAAGCACAAGATTTTGATGAAATCTCCATGGGAGATACTCAAGTCCCCTGTTGGCTCCGGAGGAGTCTTGAGCGTCCTTGCTTCACATGGAATCACAGACTCTCTTTCCAGCCTAGGAATCGATTATCTTCAGGTATCAGATTATTAATCCAGCTCATATCAAGAAAAGTTTGTTCCCCTCTGACTTTCACCTTCAAATTTGGCATCTGTTATAGGTACACAGCATTGAAACAAGATCACATCACATCAACCGGATGCTAGTTGGATTCGTGAGCGCAAAAGGAGCGGAGATTGGGATTCAGGTGACTGAAGAATCTGAAGTCAAGAACTTGGAAATGATATTCACACTGAAGTTTCTGAAAAGATTGAAGGGCAAAATTGAGTTTGAAGCTGTGATGAAGATGAACTCACATGTTCAGATGGTTGAGAAAGAGTGGGTCGAGTCCGTACCAACAGAACCGAACTCGTCTGAGTTTCGTTCCGATATTTACGGAGTCTTGGGTGAGTGTTCATCACCAGCTAAGATCTGTTTGATGAACATCACAGTTTAGAACATGTATATGATATTTGttcctttagttttttttttttttgttcatcctTACATCTAAAAGTTTTTACAAAGACAGACAGGACAAGCCTGAGTTTTTAAGCAAGATACATAAAGCTTAGTATTAAATTACCTTTGTCTTTAGTCCATTATGTGACGTCCTTAGCCTTTTCCTTTGCATCATAGGCTGTGTTTTTAtcattctctttcttctcgTAAGCTTTATAAGTAAGTAGCTTTGCTCGCCCCTTCGTTAGCTTTGTCTTTACCTACTTGAGCATAGTTTTCTTCCCCTCCATGTATTTGAACCGTAAGCTAAATCTTCCCTCGAGTCTCTAGCATTCTCTACCAGATCTCTTCTCtggaaaaacacaatttttttcaaaacctACAAGGTAATAATTCTAAGTAGGATTAATAACTTGTCCTACACGTAAACCTCAGAACCACGTACTTAAGTTCCTTACAATCAGAGCTTAACTAAACTAGGATACATAACAGCCGTGAGTGTAACAGTATTACATGTTACTTTAGCTAGGCTTGTTCAAACATATTCGTATGTAACTTTCTATTcatttgttttatcaaaagagactTTGAAAGGGTTAACGCCACAATATAACGGTTATTATGTTATCATGATAAAGACAATGGTTTACGAAACTAAGAGTTCTATAGTTAAAACTCTAACTGCATCAAAGTCTAGGTGGTGTGTTAGTTATCAAGCTAGTCTCATGCACTAGAGGTCCCGGTTCGAGCCAGGGCagattttacttttttgttttcatgGTAAAAAGTACTCTAACCGAACCACACGTtgctttattttaattttatgaccCTGGGAACAACAATCTTCCGTAGAAATCCAGATTGATAGTAGAAAATACAAGCTCAATATTTAGACATAACCGTAGATTAATTACCATTTTTGTACAAACACATCTCATATTATGTAATTAGGCGTAATTTAAAAGCAGAAAATAGACTAAAACAGAGCAATATATGAACCTAAAAACACATAGATATCTTACTTATCAGTTATGAAGTACACAAGACACATCTAGCTGGTAGGCCTgagacggatcggatatccacgtaattttaaggtatccggatccggatccttatccggcggatccttatccggcggatccataattttattatccttatccggatccggggttctcggatatccgggtgtcggatatccttctaaaaattgtaatatccggcggatatccggattcggatttggatccttaaaataaataaaataataataataatatatataaaatattaaaaataatttaaaaataataaatatataatgtttttaattatttctatgtataatattacaaaatttacataaaatttacatatactattataaaaatgaaaatatattaaataaagttagtttttatatatagatattactatttttgaaataattattaataaaacttacggatccggatatctggactaaaaaatcaagatatccggatccggatccggctttgacggatccaacattttattatccggatccggattcggctcctccggatatccggattttcggatcggatccggatcgaatctcggatcgaatccggatctcggataaaagtccaGGCCTACTAGCTGGTGGTgattagttatttatattataagacAAGACAAGCAACTTATGTCTTAAACTTGGGAACAAAAATGCAAACTTTTATAAGACCTATCAGACCACATAATACATTATTAGCTtatgaaaaaaagagaaaacggAAAGCAGTTATTATTTAAGGACCATACTTCTCCACATGATAGAAGGATCGAAACACACATTTGTTTCTGACTTTGTTGTTCTTTATCATGTGTTCAGTGCCTTATTCTCCTCTGCTTCTACTAGTGCTAGCAGGGCCGGGCCTGGATACAAACCCATCAAGCATTTGCTTGAGGGCCGATCAATATAAAACCAATTTTGGGGCCAATTTTTCAAATGTTTAGGTAGTAGAGATGGTGAGAGCAACTGTTATTTGAGTTTAAATGTTCGGCGTCCTGCGTTCGAAACCTAACTAATGCAAATGTCAGGCACGGCCCTGAGTGCTAGCATTATGATTCATGCCCATGGTGTTGTTGAAGCTCTGTTTTGGCTTGTTTGGATACTCTTGATTTACACGGTAACTGTTATTGGTTAGTCAAAGGATTACCAACCAGATCACTGGATCCAACAAGGTTCCCAACAATAGTAGTAACAGTAGGAGAAGAAGAACCACCAGTAGATCCAAGAAAATCGTTGGTTTCTTCTTGATCACGAAAAGGTTGGTGATGATTAACCTGTTGGGTCTCAACAGGAACAACCTGAGGAACAGATGGTTGATCTATCCTTGGACAGTTGGTTTTACGGCCACTTCCACCAGTTGATATGTTCCTTAAAGTCCCACCATGAGTCAAGAGTCGACGACAATTCTTGCAGGTGTAGCGTGGCTGAGACAAGCTATAGTTGTTGTAGTAACAGAACCTAATGTTGTCTGAGTAACCTTTGTGGTGGAGGCTTCTCTTCATCCATTTCTCTCAAGAGCTATACttggttttgttgttgttattatgACTTTTGGTTCTTTTATAGGTTCTTCGGGCGTAGAATTTGAAGAAGagacaatattgtttttaaaagacTAAGATTATGAGCAAAATATGTCAAATATTGTGTATTAATAAAATCTAGAGAGCTATCTACCCACAATAAATTTTAGGCTAAGTTTAGTGAAAAACtaggcttcttcttcttaactCTTGGATGTATACAAAGattaaagaatcaagaagatatTACTAATGAGTCAAGTGGTGTAAACATAAACAATATCTAGGAACATTGAGAGTATAATGCCAATTTAAGGCAAATAAAGCTTATATTTAGGTGTTTACAATGAAGGAGAGTATGTGCGAGCATACATGCTCACGCGCACTTCGTATAATATCTTCACAAGATTTATCATCTTTAAAGAGATACAAATGTTATTAGAAGTTTTGTTGATGATGATacataatataaagaaaataagtatttaaacaataattttgAATTCCTATTTCCGAAATTGACAAAACACTTAGAAAATTAACTTTCTAGAGCTTTAATAAGAAGAAAATACAATGTGTGTAAGTGTGTTAAGAGATATGTTTAAGGAGTTTATATTGGCGCATCATAAAAATTTATTGTTAAGAGATATGTTTAAGGagttttttcatatataaaatggATAAATCTTGTGAGGATATACAAGGGTTCAACAAAACTTTTTTGTATCGAATTAGTAACCTGAATGAAACTTACAAAACACGTATAAAAAGTTTAATAGTAATTAGGTTTGATAGTTATTAAAAAAGGGTGATAAAGAAAGAAAGTGATTATATGTGTGCGAAATTATTTTGTAGCAGAAACTTATGTATATAATTGAccatattttaatagaatacaAATAGTGGGGATTAAAAGTCTAAGCATCGAGCAATAATGAATATCAAGAAAGCAAAGGACTCATAACAAAAGAGTTTCTATTTCGAGTAGTCTTCTTCAAGACCAAGTAACTGAACACTTAATCAAGTAACCAATTGTCAAAAGTCTAAGTATCCAGATataataaatatcaaaaaaagCAAGGGACTCATAACAAAAAGGTTTCTATATCGAGTAGTCTATCTTCGAGACCAAGTAACTAAACACTTAACAAGCAACCAATTTTCAAAACCACAAATCCCCTCAATATATCAGATTTCTTGGATTTGACAATATTTCCTCTATAGTCCTGACAAATGATGCATCTCAAAAGCGTTAGATTAAGAGGGAAGAACATAAACTCAAAAGTGCATATTATTTGAAAGGGTTCATGCCAAAATGTAATAGCTGttctttttatcaaataaaattataaaattaagatGGTTTGCTGACTAAgcaatcaaattaaaaaagaagaagaagtagaaaCCGGAACAACCATCAGCCTAAGAACGGGCACAAATACTTGTTATCTTCCCTGTTTTTGTTACTAGGTCCCTACTTGATTCGTAAAATTAGGTATTTGTTTTGACAAAATCGTCTATCAAATAATTTGTTCTAACTGCTTGTCGAGTACTTACTGTTAAATTAAAAGTAACTATTTAGTATTTGATGGCTAGTTACTTGGTTTTACacaaacagtttttttttctagccTATGGGGATATGCAACAAGTGAATAAAACATAACTACATAAGTGGTATATTTGTAGAAGTATATTAGAGCAACTCCaatgatattattttatcatggaattcttaaattatatatttgtatatgtatatataagtatattaaAATTCCTGGAAACCCAACCAACAATATCCAAATTGAATATTATTGgttgagttttaataaatttcagTATACtcttgtttaatatatatacgtatacaaatatataacttAAGAACTTCATGGTAAAATACTACCATTGGAATTGCTcttatagcttttttttttatatacttcAAGTGGGATGAATATTGctggggtttttgccaaaactaactcacaacttgattttaaccccaaacttatacccaaacttgaatcaaatgcaaaactaacctaaaagcctagtgaaattacagctcagctccttgtgaccaaacaaaaaaacagaagccatttttacgaatatagccctagtaaatcgtctgagtcgtctgagatgttggaagtcgtctggacgactgaagtgtaagtcgtctggtaccggtttattttaaaaataatttataaatcttgtaaaaaaatattttgatgcgtgaaaaataaaaatcaagtaattataaacagttttaagtgatataaattaagatatgataaaattgatttgttttgaagatagataagtggaagtagtgaatcatgaaatactttggtttaggagtttggcaaacatatgttgtagtattgtatgtattgttagggttagattttggaaaactaaaatgtttttttcaaaaattagttttcacctatatgtgtttatttatgtgtatagtaaacaattttcaagtttgatttgattttatgaagtctttaattagataattaagctTAGGGGTAATATTTAGGGTGTGggcgacttatatttcagtcgtctattgaataatttactcggacgacgtatattttagtcgtctgttgaataatttactcggaagacttacatttcagtcgtctggtgaagaaattaaaacagatgacttacatgtaagtcgtccaaatattcccgcctaaaattttttaaaaaaaatatttttccgcttaaataatttaaaccagacgacttacttgtaagtcgtctggaaagtcttctattttagtttcccgctaaaaatatttaatttcccgctaaaaatatttaatttcccgctaaaaatattaaactcttctggacgacttacatgtaagtcatctgttttaatttcttcaccagacgactgaaatgtaagtcgtccaggaagtcgtatgagtaaaaaatatttaatctaattggattttttgtctccctatataaagaaaaatttacacattttctatcctcctctcaaatggctgcaacaaaaatgtaatgttcatcattctaaaactctccaacctctctctaatctctttgacttgaaaacacaaaactttatatgaatttttcagttttgtctcatgtattttttactaatctatctcttttacaggtttttaatcaaatggtactcatcttccattaatttaaaggtaaatctattaattttagatatgtatttttgtgtgttctataaatgtagatttatctaatcttccactcattttctctatttttaagtcatttgaacgtttttggatatgcaggtttttcagatctggatttgatatgcaggtttttcagatatggaagacttcttggacgacttacctgttagtcatctggaagtcgtctggacttcttggaagtcttctgacaaagtcgtctggacttccaggaagtcgtctggacttccaggaagtcgtctggacttccaggaagaaGTCCCAGGAATTCGTCTGGACTTTagggaagtcgtctgaacttcatggaagtcttctgacgaagtctccctttcataatagatctgagcgttttggtaagttcttatgtctgatttttcttcatttgggaaCTTCTtattgtataaagttcttacttttttccgaaactaaaactctccaaacccactctaatctctttgacttgaaaacaccaaactttatatgaattttccagttttgtctcatgtctttcttactaatctatcttttttgcaggtttttaattagatggtactcatcttccactaatttaaaggtagatctattatttttagatatgtatttttgtgtgttctgtaaaggtagatttatctaatctttcactcattttttctgtttttaagccatttgaacgtttttggatatgcaggtttttcagatctagatttaatatgcaggttttccagatctggaagacttctgggacgacttacctgttagtcgtctggaagtcgtctggacttcttggaagtattctgacaaagtcgtctggacttcctgtaaagtcgtctggaagtcgtctgaaattcctaaaagtcttctaacaaagtcgtctgaacttcttggaagtcgtctggatttcttagaagtcgtctggacttcttaaaagtcgtgtggtcttgtctactcaagtggaatccaagcttgtctttgtagaggaatgatctataatagttttgtttgtggtctgttttgtgaattgcatgtctactcttttagttgtgaattttttgtaaaatcagtaataatgttttccaagatgtattaaatgtgctaacaatgtgtttacacatttacaaatcaatgaaataatagacttcagtagcctttttcttatctttggatctctcatatgcaataataaactccaatggcctttttctcatcttaataaacaagaatgttggtagctttatattgatacaacattttaagaagtattttaactcttcttccaactcataacaatagtcatcattattgtctataacaataatacttaagagatggaaacaaacaatagtaactagtcaaagcatatcatattttattataagtttgcgttgaaaaacttagtcaaatttagtaaaactaagggagataacatattttgtaaatatgagttttacatatcttgaagttacttatcactcttaaaaatacaagttattcaaaaactaacgtagaagacttaaaaactagcggagaagacgcgaacgacttcaatctaagttgtccagacgactaaactatacgtcgtctagTCAACatagaggttatttttgcaattgactttgaaatctgttatttcggacgactgaaaaataagtcgtctactattgtttggctaaaaaaaaaactccaaaaaagctagacgacttacatttcagtcgtcataggttagttttgcatttgactggataatttcagaagtttgacttttctggacgacttacatttcagtcgtctaatgaaaattaaaataataatatttttttaaaagtagacgacttacagttaagtcgtcataggttagttttgcaattgaaaaaaaaaacttcaagatttaattatatacagacgacttataattcagtcatccacgagacgactgaaatgtaagtcgtccaggatttacgaggtttgaccagaatctcagaaaaaaatcctggacgacttacaagtaagtcatctcgtggacgactgaagtataagtcgtctgtgtataattaaattttgaagtttttttttcaattgcaaaactaacctatgacgacttaactgtaagtcgtctacttttaaaaaaatattattattttaattttcgccagacgactgaaatgtaagtcgtctggggaagtcaaacttctgaaattatccagtcaaatgcaaaactaacatatgacgactgaaatgtaagtcgtctaggttctttgaaaatttttttgaaaccaaacaaaaacaaacgacttaactttcagtcgtctcaggttacagatttcaaagtcaattgcaaaaataacctctgcgttgaccagatgacttccaggtaagttgtctacagccagacgacttcccaagtaagtcgtctgacgaacagatctggaaaaaaactcgatgtcataccttaaattggtgagataagttccttagcatacataaggcttctccaagcacacagaatcacaaacgaaagtaacccacccagaatcgttagcttctatgactctatgaaccataaaaaaattagaattaaaATCTTGGGtatt
Proteins encoded:
- the BNAC07G19140D gene encoding uncharacterized protein BNAC07G19140D → MLRACALLCSSTPITFPPVQLFNPNNTSLHFQTFELSRPVSASTRAPCHFSLVGAGGRCSFTVRSTATEEAVETSSDSKLDLVEVGFLSGVHGLQGEICIKPNTDFPDLRFSKPGRRWLKQQLMGQDKIDEVELVEGRPHPAQKSWILKFRGLDDVDQVRQLVGATLLAEEDDRPELDEGEFYSRDLLGVKVLLKETGQLVGTVANVFDNGGNDLLHVLLDSSMEACNGSAKTNQLVWIPFVDAIVPDVDLERREMYITPPKGLLEVNMRADELSKKERRQLEWKERKKQQKRLIAAKKKLCELEQKHVFDGLRFGEKSQRSLLADHILDVNSTLLQKALQSIEDSSKKRWNVTEELNALRARESECTVNVSRECLGFDASEEKVGDNFSFLQQGQSLYSEGKVSICLVLNDHGTEQLEGESGAVSYLQTLLDDEQRFLKEDERACVPLIVVSPEHAIEDLRNLFQENDYFGFESEKVWFLKEETLPVVCSSPEEPKKHKILMKSPWEILKSPVGSGGVLSVLASHGITDSLSSLGIDYLQVHSIETRSHHINRMLVGFVSAKGAEIGIQVTEESEVKNLEMIFTLKFLKRLKGKIEFEAVMKMNSHVQMVEKEWVESVPTEPNSSEFRSDIYGVLGECSSPAKICLMNITV
- the LOC106407949 gene encoding dof zinc finger protein DOF4.4-like; translated protein: MKRSLHHKGYSDNIRFCYYNNYSLSQPRYTCKNCRRLLTHGGTLRNISTGGSGRKTNCPRIDQPSVPQVVPVETQQVNHHQPFRDQEETNDFLGSTGGSSSPTVTTIVGNLVGSSDLVGNPLTNQ